A window of Methanolobus sediminis contains these coding sequences:
- a CDS encoding type II secretion system F family protein, translating to MDIIDSAAHFIFGKYVRKNIDRYEDQRLLIRKAGLGMLIEQYIAQTYFFSLAMAVFAGLIGLLAGHYFLGNVRPYMLGVGTEIPWIWSNFHLLISIGVAVLFSVITSSLTYYIFMSIPEIQANVRSTLINQSLPHTTAYLYAMSHGGGMNLIDIMKSLAQNYYVYGAAAEEVGYIVKDMEYYGTDLLQAFDRAGQRTPSKKFKDFLDGMTSIVTSGGDVTSYLKAKNDQYRLTATKEQKIFFETLSVLAEVYISAFVAGPLFLITILVVLGLVNSSSASILNLIVYVIIPIGTVIFLLLLNSLTNDNPKINDFYVVEKKLDVFSHVALIEGEPGEELKRKKMQKYARIAKFMDKIIHPFSLFASNPSYVLFITVPVSLVYLFHTVNNSINVANIIYINSYNVLTVSILDDRVFIALIILLVPYVIFDELRTHRVNQIENHIPDFLNNLASINEAGIHLVDAIVMSMQFKIGILHSEVTRLVNDISWGTKLDDALKKFEFRIRTEMTRRIINLIIKANEATSDIKSVLTIAAHDADIQRQLKKERNAEMFVYVFIIYIAFMVFLFIVYILAAYFLPAMPASTESAISGLSLSTTFDLEKYTLLFFHAAMIQGFCSGLVAGKMGSGNIHSGYKHSIMMMSIAYLLFTFFI from the coding sequence ATGGATATCATCGACTCAGCTGCCCACTTTATATTTGGAAAATATGTAAGGAAAAACATAGATCGTTATGAGGATCAGCGCCTGCTGATACGTAAAGCCGGCTTGGGTATGCTGATCGAACAATACATTGCCCAGACGTATTTCTTTTCACTGGCCATGGCAGTATTCGCAGGTTTAATTGGCCTTCTTGCCGGGCATTATTTTCTTGGAAATGTAAGACCATATATGTTAGGCGTCGGCACTGAAATTCCATGGATATGGTCAAATTTCCATTTATTGATCAGTATAGGAGTAGCTGTTCTTTTTTCAGTAATCACTTCATCGCTGACATACTATATTTTCATGTCAATACCTGAAATTCAGGCAAATGTAAGAAGTACTCTCATCAATCAGTCTCTTCCCCATACAACTGCATATCTGTATGCAATGAGCCACGGTGGGGGAATGAATCTTATTGATATCATGAAATCACTGGCACAGAATTATTACGTGTATGGTGCTGCAGCAGAAGAAGTTGGTTATATTGTAAAGGATATGGAATATTATGGAACTGATCTGCTTCAGGCATTTGATCGTGCGGGACAGAGAACTCCTTCCAAGAAATTCAAGGACTTTCTGGATGGAATGACTTCAATCGTTACCAGTGGTGGTGATGTTACTTCGTATCTTAAGGCTAAGAATGACCAGTATCGCCTCACAGCTACTAAAGAACAGAAAATCTTCTTTGAAACTCTTAGTGTACTTGCAGAAGTATATATCTCAGCTTTTGTAGCAGGCCCGCTGTTCCTGATTACAATTCTTGTAGTCCTTGGACTTGTTAATTCAAGTTCAGCCAGTATTCTCAATCTTATAGTTTATGTGATAATTCCAATTGGAACAGTTATTTTCCTTCTTCTGTTAAATTCACTTACAAATGATAATCCTAAGATCAATGATTTCTACGTTGTGGAAAAGAAACTGGACGTTTTTTCGCATGTGGCATTAATAGAGGGTGAACCTGGTGAAGAACTCAAAAGGAAAAAGATGCAGAAATATGCCAGAATTGCAAAGTTCATGGACAAAATAATTCATCCGTTTTCACTTTTTGCAAGTAATCCCTCTTATGTTCTATTTATTACAGTTCCTGTCTCACTAGTGTATTTATTTCATACAGTCAATAATTCTATTAACGTTGCAAATATTATCTATATCAACAGTTATAATGTTCTTACAGTAAGCATATTAGACGACCGGGTTTTCATTGCACTTATTATTCTATTGGTTCCATACGTCATATTTGATGAGTTACGAACCCATCGTGTGAATCAGATTGAAAACCACATACCTGATTTTCTCAATAACTTGGCAAGCATCAATGAGGCTGGAATTCATCTTGTTGATGCTATTGTCATGAGCATGCAGTTTAAGATAGGTATTCTACATTCAGAGGTCACACGTCTTGTCAACGATATTTCGTGGGGAACAAAACTTGACGATGCACTGAAGAAATTTGAATTCAGGATACGCACTGAAATGACAAGGCGTATCATCAATTTGATAATCAAGGCCAACGAGGCTACCAGTGACATTAAAAGTGTATTGACAATTGCAGCTCATGATGCTGATATCCAGAGACAGTTAAAGAAAGAACGCAATGCAGAGATGTTTGTATATGTATTTATTATCTACATTGCCTTCATGGTTTTCCTGTTCATTGTTTACATACTGGCAGCTTATTTCCTGCCGGCAATGCCAGCGTCAACTGAAAGTGCTATTTCAGGTTTAAGCCTGTCAACAACTTTTGACCTTGAAAAATATACTCTATTATTTTTCCATGCAGCTATGATACAGGGATTCTGTTCCGGTCTTGTTGCAGGTAAAATGGGAAGTGGCAACATCCATTCAGGTTACAAGCATTCAATCATGATGATGTCGATTGCTTACCTGCTGTTTACCTTCTTTATCTGA
- a CDS encoding LamG-like jellyroll fold domain-containing protein: MGTQLDNVRSKIMKIFHDENAVSEIIGEVLLTAIAVLAFSVIAVFVFSYLESEDAVHADIDGWVDVSSSTIYLRHSGGENIDLNNVELVLNLNGTRRDISSSQLEQILGSSSWHLGQTIVIDTDVLWNTTINGDDYVGMILIQTNANAVIESVSLLGEEVEMDSGSGSNVTPTQYAPVADFTYLPSNPDTVQTVTFTDQSSDSDGTVAGWSWNFGDGGISTDQNTSHQYSSAGNYTITLTVTDDDGNTDSSSQGVTVTVPVSSVLPVSRWKFDEGSGSTAYDSIDDNDASLNNASWSSTAKNGTAMYFNGTGYLVVTDSDSLDFDQDLSLVFWLNIDDKKQTYCLIGKGMDNQDNFDLFVTGGELRFEWTNAGYHYVETSGMGLKKNTWYQIAVVVDGSDVKFYKDATFVESGPMNGFSLVPNNHDLWMGRQNYGSNDYYFHGYLDEVEIYNVTLDESDMAAYYARTTHE; encoded by the coding sequence ATGGGAACACAGCTTGATAATGTAAGATCAAAAATCATGAAGATTTTCCATGATGAAAATGCAGTGTCCGAAATAATCGGCGAGGTTCTTTTGACAGCTATAGCTGTGCTTGCATTTTCAGTAATAGCTGTGTTTGTGTTCTCTTATCTTGAGTCAGAAGATGCTGTACATGCAGATATAGATGGCTGGGTAGATGTCAGTTCATCCACTATCTATCTGAGACATTCAGGCGGTGAGAACATTGACCTTAATAACGTGGAATTAGTTCTTAATCTGAATGGCACACGCAGGGATATTTCCTCGTCCCAGCTTGAACAGATTCTTGGAAGCAGTAGCTGGCACCTTGGGCAGACCATTGTGATAGATACTGATGTTCTCTGGAACACGACTATCAATGGGGATGATTATGTTGGTATGATACTTATTCAGACCAATGCAAATGCTGTCATAGAAAGTGTTTCTCTTCTTGGAGAGGAAGTAGAAATGGATTCAGGTTCAGGAAGCAATGTAACGCCAACACAATATGCTCCTGTAGCTGATTTCACATATTTACCTTCAAACCCTGACACAGTTCAAACAGTTACCTTCACTGATCAGTCTTCAGATTCGGATGGAACTGTTGCAGGATGGTCATGGAACTTTGGTGACGGAGGGATTTCTACAGATCAGAATACTTCACACCAGTATTCTTCAGCAGGAAACTATACAATAACACTTACTGTCACCGACGATGACGGCAATACAGACAGTAGCTCTCAAGGCGTAACCGTTACAGTTCCTGTGTCATCTGTTCTTCCTGTATCAAGATGGAAGTTCGATGAAGGCTCAGGATCAACTGCCTATGACAGTATTGATGATAATGACGCATCTCTCAACAATGCATCCTGGTCCAGTACCGCAAAAAACGGGACAGCTATGTATTTTAATGGTACAGGTTATCTTGTTGTTACAGATAGTGACTCACTTGATTTTGATCAGGACCTGAGTCTGGTATTCTGGCTGAATATTGATGATAAAAAGCAGACCTATTGTTTGATTGGTAAAGGAATGGATAATCAGGATAATTTTGATCTCTTTGTTACTGGCGGAGAGCTCAGGTTTGAATGGACAAATGCAGGTTATCATTATGTTGAAACATCAGGAATGGGCCTTAAGAAAAATACCTGGTATCAGATAGCTGTTGTTGTTGATGGAAGCGATGTGAAATTCTATAAAGATGCTACATTTGTTGAATCAGGTCCAATGAATGGCTTCTCACTTGTACCCAATAATCATGATCTTTGGATGGGCAGGCAGAACTATGGCAGCAATGACTATTATTTCCATGGTTATCTCGATGAGGTAGAGATATACAATGTAACACTGGACGAGTCAGATATGGCTGCTTATTATGCGAGGACGACCCATGAGTAA
- a CDS encoding DUF7289 family protein encodes MSKKESVSCQRRHTDLREFLASEQAISAAVSAVLLFGIVVSVITLVYVQYIPEWKTSAEQSHMDDVFYDMSGMKNELDVLSGFTRTDPSTSLSVSVPIKMGGGSLPIFSPGKSSGRLAINEDDFGISIVGTTPGIDYNSDSLLRGLGTVSYKSDNNYFVDQKYVYEGGALILAQESYSLMRLGPQMDIRRTDNSSNITVEFNVIDLIGPIKAISSNSIEEVNFRTNGSDSLYWDGVMFTDMTMTIQTSYPASWESYFETLADAAGIDAAEYSVSSNDTAVVFFLEGSFGEDIRINVTKTFFDARLNLLS; translated from the coding sequence ATGAGTAAAAAAGAAAGCGTTTCCTGTCAGAGGCGGCATACGGATTTAAGAGAGTTCCTTGCCAGTGAACAGGCAATCTCTGCTGCTGTCTCTGCTGTCCTTCTATTTGGTATAGTGGTATCTGTGATCACACTTGTTTATGTCCAGTATATTCCTGAATGGAAAACCTCCGCTGAACAGTCACACATGGATGATGTCTTTTATGATATGTCCGGAATGAAAAATGAACTTGATGTTCTTTCAGGGTTTACCCGAACTGATCCTTCCACAAGTCTTTCTGTAAGTGTTCCTATCAAAATGGGCGGGGGATCATTACCTATATTCAGTCCCGGGAAATCCAGTGGCAGGCTTGCAATAAACGAGGATGATTTTGGAATCAGTATTGTGGGGACTACTCCGGGGATTGATTATAATAGTGATTCTCTGCTACGTGGTCTTGGAACTGTGAGTTATAAGTCTGATAATAATTATTTTGTTGACCAGAAATATGTTTATGAGGGCGGAGCTCTCATTCTGGCACAGGAGAGTTACTCATTGATGCGCCTTGGTCCCCAGATGGATATCAGAAGGACTGATAATTCCAGTAATATTACTGTGGAATTTAATGTAATTGATCTGATTGGTCCCATAAAAGCTATCAGTAGTAATTCAATAGAGGAGGTTAATTTCAGAACAAATGGTTCTGATTCTCTTTATTGGGATGGTGTCATGTTTACTGATATGACAATGACAATTCAGACATCATATCCCGCGTCCTGGGAAAGTTATTTTGAAACATTAGCTGATGCTGCAGGAATTGATGCGGCAGAATACTCTGTCAGTTCTAATGACACAGCAGTTGTATTTTTCCTGGAAGGAAGTTTCGGTGAAGATATCAGGATCAATGTGACAAAGACATTTTTTGATGCAAGGCTTAACCTTTTGTCCTAA
- the amrS gene encoding AmmeMemoRadiSam system radical SAM enzyme has protein sequence MIKEAMLYEKLDDGKVRCKLCAHRCRISPGKRGFCAVRENRDGTLYTLNYNVVSSEALDPIEKKPLYHFYPGTMVYSLGTIGCNFRCKHCQNWTISQISIDEANAIEISPETAVRRAVASGARSIAWTYNEPTIWFEYTYDCAKLAKEEGLGTVYVTNGYITPEALETIAPYLDAFRVDIKAFTEDFYRDIASAKLAPVLESAKLARELGMHVEVVNLIIPTLNDSESEIREMSKWIYENLGGDTPVHFTRFHPYYKLQNIHSTPLEALEMAYSIAREEGIKYVYVGNVSGNEHEHTFCPECGELLIKRGMFGVESYGLTDRRTCPRCGSPISVVSDA, from the coding sequence ATGATAAAGGAAGCTATGCTCTATGAGAAACTTGACGACGGTAAAGTCCGGTGTAAACTATGTGCCCACAGGTGCAGAATATCACCTGGAAAACGTGGTTTCTGTGCCGTGCGGGAGAATCGGGATGGTACTCTTTATACGCTGAACTATAACGTCGTTTCAAGTGAGGCTCTTGATCCTATTGAGAAAAAACCCCTGTATCATTTTTATCCGGGCACGATGGTTTATTCTCTGGGAACTATCGGATGTAATTTCAGGTGTAAGCATTGTCAGAATTGGACAATTTCACAGATAAGCATAGATGAGGCAAATGCTATTGAGATAAGTCCTGAAACGGCTGTAAGAAGAGCAGTTGCTTCCGGTGCAAGGTCAATTGCATGGACTTATAATGAGCCGACAATATGGTTTGAGTATACATATGATTGCGCCAAGCTTGCAAAGGAAGAGGGACTTGGTACTGTTTACGTTACAAACGGATACATAACTCCTGAAGCTTTGGAGACAATAGCTCCGTATCTTGATGCTTTCAGGGTGGATATCAAGGCGTTTACTGAGGATTTCTACAGGGATATCGCAAGTGCAAAACTTGCACCGGTTCTTGAGTCTGCAAAACTTGCAAGGGAGCTTGGAATGCATGTGGAAGTTGTAAATCTGATTATTCCTACTCTCAATGATTCTGAGAGCGAGATACGTGAAATGTCTAAGTGGATCTATGAGAATCTGGGTGGAGATACTCCTGTTCATTTTACGCGATTCCATCCTTATTATAAGTTGCAGAACATTCATTCCACTCCTCTGGAGGCGCTGGAGATGGCTTATTCAATTGCAAGGGAAGAAGGTATAAAATATGTCTATGTAGGCAATGTCTCTGGAAATGAGCACGAACATACTTTTTGTCCGGAATGTGGGGAATTGCTTATAAAAAGAGGAATGTTTGGAGTAGAGTCTTATGGACTGACGGACAGGCGGACTTGCCCGCGTTGCGGCAGTCCGATCAGTGTTGTGTCTGATGCTTAG